A segment of the Actinomycetota bacterium genome:
GCGGTACCGCCGGTCCCGGGGCGAGGAGCGGCAGCAGATCAAGTGGCTTCGCTACGCGGCGATCGCGGCCGCGGTCCTGTTCGTGCTGGGGAACGCGCTTCAGTTCCTGTGGGGCGGCCCGCTCGGCAAGGTCATCTCTCGGGGCTTCCCGGCCATCGTGGCCCTCGGCATCCCGGCCGCGTTCGGGGTGGCCATCCTGAAGTACCGCCTCTACGACATCGAGCGCCTGGTCAACCGCACGCTGGTCTACCTGGTCCTCACCGCGCTCCTGGCGGGCGTGTATCTGGGGGCGGTGCTCGGGCTGGGTGCCGCGGCGCGCTCGGTGACCCGCCAGTCCGACAGCGCGGTGGTGGTGGCGGGCTCCACCCTGCTGGTGGCGGCGCTGTTCCGAGGGTTCCGCCGCCGCGTGCAGTCGTTCATCGACCGGCGCTTCTACCGCCGGAAGTACGACGCCATACGGACACTCCAGTCGTTCACCGCCCAGCTCCGCGACGAGGTGGATCTCGAGGCGCTGGCGGCGGATCTCGTGGCCGTGGTCCAGGACACCATGCAGCCGTCGCAGGCATCGCTGTGGCTGCGGAAGCCGGCGACCCCTCCGGCGAACGCACCCCTGAGTGCGCCCACGGCCGCACCGGGACCGGCGACCGCGGCGGCCGCCGGCTCGGGAGTCAGCCGATCCGGTTCCTGAGGACCCCGATCCCCGGCGCCTCCACCTCCACCACCGAGCCCGACGGCACCGGTCTCGCAAGCCGAACGCCACCTGCCCCCAGGACGTCTCCCGGGCAGACGTCGCGGTTCCACGACAGATGGGCCATCAACTCGGGGAACCCCCAGGGGACGTCCTGGATGGCGGACTGGGCGGGGACATCGGCGCCCACGCGCGCGGTCAGCACCACCGACTGGGGGTCGATCTCGTCGGCGGTGACGACGCAGGGACCGAGCGATGTCCATCCGTCGGTCTCCACCGACCCGGTCATCACGGTGTAGCCGAGGATCCTCGCGCCGGCCTCCTCCGGAGACAGGCCCCGGCCCGCCGAGCCGGCCACGCAGGCCAGCCACAGCTCGAACCCGGTGGCGCGGCCGGGGCCGGGGCCGGAAACCTCCTCGTCCGGGCCCGTGACACGGCGGGGGTCGCGTTCGGCGTAGCCGGGCATGCCGTACCAGGCCATGGGGTCGCGCTTGCCCCTGGCCGGCGTGGGAGGGCGGACCGTCCGGATCGAGGTGGGCAGCAGCGGGACCAGCAGGCGTGGCCCTCGGACGGCGAACTCGAGCGCGCCGTCCCGCTCCAGCGCCTCGCGGGCCGCGTCGAGCACGGTCCCCCGACTGGAGGAAACAAGGGCTTCCATGGTGGTGGGGAATACCGGATGCCCGACGGCGTCCGGCAGGTCCACGACCCTTCCCCCAGTCAGTGCCCCCAGCCGCCTGTGCCCCCGCTTGTCATAGCTGACGAGCTTCACAGGGACCGCGATGGTACCCCTGGCAAGGACCGTTTTCATGGAAGCGGCGAGGCTTTTCTGCGGCGCGGGTTGCTCACATGAAGGCGGTGCGACCGGTGATGGCCTGCGGCCGGCCGTTTCCCGCCGCGCCGCCGTGGCGCCGATCACGGGGCGGGTTCCACGAAGTCGTCACGGCGCGCCACGTCCGGGGAGCGGCTCCGGGTGACGGTCAGTGGCCGCCCGATCGCCGAACTGGTTCCCTTGCCCGGGCGGCCACGTTCCATCGGGTGGGACGATTTCATCCGCGGCAGCGAGGACTGGCGCGCGGACCCGGGATTGGCCAGTGAGCTTCGCGACCTCCTTCCCGAGACCACCGACGACGTCCCAATCCAGTGACGGGCCGGGGACGCCGGCCGGTCGAGCTGGCTCTCGCCAACACGTCGCTCTTCATCGCGGTGGAGCGCGACCGACCCCTGGCCGGAGCGCCGCCCGAACGCGTCGCCGTGTCGGTGATCACTGTGGGTGAGCTTCGGTTGGGAGTGCTGGCAGCGGCAGATGGGCCGACCCGAGCCCGACGTCTGGAGACGCTGTCTCGAGTGGAGGCTCTCGACCCCCTACCGATCGATGCGCCGGTCGCGCACGCGTGGGCCACCCTGCGCCTCGCCCTCCGTGACCAGGGCAAGCGCATGCCGATCAACGACTCGTGGATCGCGGCGACGGCGATCGCCCACCACATCCCGGTCGTCTCGCAGGACGACGACTACGACGACGTGCCGGGACTCCAGGTCATCCGGGTCTGATCGACCCTGCCAGGTCATCCTCCGTGGCCCTGCCTGGGCACCCGTGCGAACCCCCGTCTACGATACAGGGCAAGGCAATCGCGAAGGGAGCTCTCCATGGCTCAGCAGACGTTCCGGATCACCTACGCCACCATGACGGCCGACAACGAGGAACTGCACCAGCGCTACGACGAGGCCGTCGAGCGCGCCCGGGGCGACCTGGGCAAGGAGCACCCCTTCTTCGTGAATGGCGAGGAACGACACGGCGAGGGCTTCCACGAGGAGCGCTCGCCGATCGACTCCGAGATCGTGGTCGGGAAGTTCGCGCAGGGAACGAAGCAGGATGCCAAGGACGCCATCGCCGCGGCTCGCGCGTTCGCCCCGACCTGGGCCTCCACGCCGTGGCAGGAGCGGGTGGCCATCCTGCGCCGGGCCGCCGACCTCATCTCCGAGCGGGTGTTCGACATCGCCGCCCTCATGGCCATCGAGGTCGGCAAGAACCGCCTGGAGGCCATGGGCGACGTCCAGGAGTCGGCGGACCTCATCGCCTACTACTGCGACGCCATGGAGCGCAACGAGGGCTTCACCAAGCCCATGGGCCGGCTGTCGGAGGCGGAGACGAACATCGACGTGCTGCGGCCCTACGGGGTGTGGGCCGTGATCAGCCCGTTCAACTTCCCCCTCGCGCTGGCGGCGGGCCCCGTGGGCGGCGCCCTGGTCAGCGGGAACACCGTCGTGCTGAAGCCCTCCAACGCCGGCGCGTACATGGGCGTGAAGCTGTACGAGGCGCTGCGCGACGCCGGCGTCCCGGCGGGCGCGTTCCACATGATCACCGGGCGCGGCTCGCAGGTCGGCCAGGAGCTCCAGGACAACCCCGACGTCGACGGCCTCACGTTCACCGGCTCGTACGAGGTCGGGATGGGCATCTACCGGAACTTCCCGAAGGACTTCCCCAAGCCGGCCATCTGTGAGATGGGCGGGAAGAACCCCACGATCGTGAGCGCCAAGGCGGACCTGGACAAGGCCACCGACGGCGTCATGCGCTCGGCGTTCGGGTTCGGCGGGCAGAAGTGCTCGGCCACCTCGCGCGTGTACGTCCAGCGCGAGGTGTACGAACAGTTCGTGGACCTGCTGAAGCAGAAGGCGGAAGCGATCAAGGTCGGGGACCCGCTGAAGCGGGAGAACTGGCTGGGGCCGGTCATCAACGAGGACGCCGTCCAGACCTTCGAGGAGGCCGCCGAGGAAGCCCGCAAGAACGGCCGCATCGTCGCGGGCGGCGAACGGCTCACCGAGGGCGACCTGTCCCGCGGCAACTTCGTGAAGCCGACCGTGGCCGAGGTCCCGCTGGACAACTGGATCTGGAAGAAGGAGCTGTTCGTGCCCTTCGTGGCGGTGGGGCCGGTGGACTCGCTCGACGAGGCCTTCGAGCTGGCCAACGACACCGAGTACGGGCTGACCGCCGGGTTCTTCAGCGAGGACCGGGGCGAGGTCGACCAGTTCCTGGACAGGATCGAGGCCGGCGTGGTGTACGTGAACCGCCGGGCCGGCGCGACCACCGGCGCGTGGCCGGGCTACCAGCCCTTCGGCGGCTGGAAGGGCTCCGGCACCAGCGGCAAGGCCGGCGGCGGCGACTACTACCTGCTCCAGTACATGCGTGAGCAGAGCCGCACGGTCATCGAGGGCTAGCGTGCAGACTCGCGAGGTCGCCGCGGCGGCCGAGGACCTGGCCTCCGCGGCCGCGCCCCGGCTGGTCACCGACGTCCCCGGGCCCCGGGCTCGTGAGGTCATGGAACGCGACGGCAGGGTGACCTCTCCGTCGCTTCCCCGGGCCTACCCCCTGGTCCCCCGGCGGGGGGCCGGGTCGGTGCTCGAGGACGTCGACGGGAACCGGTTCCTCGACTTCAACGCCGGCATCGCCGTGTGCTCGACGGGGCACACCCACCCTCGCGTGGTCGAGGCGGTCCGCCGCCAGGCCGAGGAGCTGCTGCACTACTCCGGGACGGACTTCTACCTGCCGGTGTACTCGGAGGTGTGCGAGGAGCTCGACCGCATCACGCCGGTGGGAGGCCCGGCTCGTTCATTCCTCACGAACTCGGGGACCGAGGCGGTGGAGGCCGCCATCAAGCTCGCTCGGCACCACACCGGCCGGCAGTACGTCATCGGCTTCTTCGGTGCGTTCCACGGGCGGTCCTACGGCAGCGTGTCGCTGACGGCGTCGAAGTCCCTGTACCGGGCGACGTTCGGGCCCCTGCTCCCCGGAATCATCCACGCGCCGTTCGGCAACCAGTTCCGGCCGAACAAGCCGGACTCCCCGCAGGCGTTCGACGGCGACTTCATCGAGGAGGTCGTGTTCAAGCGGCTGGTGAAGCCGGACGAGGTGGCCGCCGTGGTGGTCGAGCCGATCCTCGGCGAGGGCGGGTATGTCCCGGCGCCGGATGGGTGGCTGGCGGCCCTCCGCGAGCTGTGCACCCGCCACGGGATCCTGCTCGTGGCCGACGAGGTCCAGAGCGGCATGGGCCGGACCGGCCGGATGTGGGCCATGGAGCGCTGGGGCGTCGAGCCGGACATCGTGCTGGCCGGAAAGGGCATCGCCAGCGGCCTCCCGCTCGGGGCCATGATCGCACGCGAGGACCTCATGACGTGGACCACCGGCATGCACGGCTCGACGTACGGTGGGAACCCGCTGTCGTGCGCGGCCGCGCTGGCCACGTTCGAGCTGATCGAGGGCGCGCTGGCGGCCAACGCCGAGAAGGTGGGTGGCCAGTTGCTGGACGGCCTCAGGGCGGTCGCCGCCCGGGTCGGCCTGATCGAGGACGTTCGCGGGCTCGGCCTCATGATCGGGATCGAGTTCCCCGACCACGACCTGGCCGACGCGGTGGAGAAGGCCTGCTTCCGGCGGGGCCTGCTGGTGCTGGGGGCCGGGGACAGCGCCGTGCGAATGTCGCCGCCGCTGGTGGTCCGGCCCGACCAGGCCGAGACCGCGCTCGGGATCTTCGAGGAAGCCTGCGCCGAGGTCGCCGCCACCCGGTGACCCCGGCCGAGTCGAAGGTCACGTCCATGCGCGAGGCCGTGCGCGAGCTGGTCCGCGACGGCGACTCGGTGGCCATCGAGGGGTTCACCCACCTGATCTGCTTCGCCGCGGGGCACGAGATCATCCGCCAGCGCAAGCGTGACCTGACCCTGTGCCGGATGACCCCGGACGTCGTCTACGACCAGATGATCGGCGCCGGCGTGGCACGCAAGCTGGTGTTCTCGTGGCTGGGGAACCCCGGCGTGGGGTCGCTCCACGCCATCCGCCGGCGGATCGAGGGCGGCGAGGGCGCCGAGGCCGGGGAGCGGCTGGAGATCGAGGAGTACAGCCATTTCGGCATGGTGTGCCGGTACGTGGCGGGGGCGTCCCGGCTGCCGTTCTTCCCCCTCCGAAGCTACGAGGGAAGCGACCTCCCCACGGCGAATCCCCGGATCGTTCCCATCGGGTCGCCGTACGACGCGTCCGACGTCGTCTACGCGGTGCCGCCGCTCAATCCGGACGTCACCATCGTCCATGCGCAGCGCGCCGACGCGGCCGGCGACGCGCAGATCTGGGGGCTGCTGGGGTGCCAGCGGGAGGCGGCGTTCGCGGCGGACCGGGTCATCGTGGTGTGCGAGGAGCTGGTCGATGAGTCTGTGGTCCGGGCCGACCCCAATCGCACCATCATCCCGGGCCTGATCGTGGACGCCGTGGTGGTGGAGCCGGGCGCCTGCCACCCGAGCTACGCGCAGGGCTACTACGACCGCGACAACCGCTTCTACCTGGACTGGGACGCCGTGGCCCGCGACCCCGAGACGCTGGAGCGCTGGCTGGCCGACTGGGTGCACGGAACCGAGGACCACGCCGGCTACCTCGAGAAGCTCGGCGCCGAACGCTGGACCGAGCTGACCGCCGTCGGCGAAGCCTGGTCCGGCCAGGTCAACTACGGCCGCTACGATTGAGGTGGTGACCACCCGGTCGGAGGCCGCCGTTCGGGGAGCTCGTCGCCGGTTCGACCGTTGGTCTGGCCGGTACGAGCAGGATCGTCGGTCCCGCTGGCTGGCCACGCTCCAGGACCCCGCCCTGGAAGCCCTGGAGCTCGGTACGGGGGACCGACTGCTCGACGTGGGGTGCGGAACCGGGAGGGCCGTCCGGCTGGCCGCTCCCGGGGTCGAATCCGCCGTGGGCCTGGATGTGTCGCGCGGGATGGTCGAGCGGGCCCGGTACCTGTCCGCGGACATCGACAACGTCCGTTTCGTGGAGGGCGAGGCTGGGGCGCTTCCGTTCGACGACGGCTCCGTGACAGCCGTGCTGTGCACGTCCTCGTTCCACCACTACCCGGACCCGGCCGCGGCGGCGCGCGAGATGGGCAGGGTGTTGACTCCTGGCGGCCGGCTCGTGATCGCCGACCCCTGCGCCGACCGCCCCATCGTGCGTGTCGCCGATCGGGTGCTGCGCCTGGTCGAGCCCGGACACGTGGGGATCTACCGGAGCGAACAGCTGGTGGGCTTCCTGACTGCGGCCGGCCTGCGCCCTTTGGCCCGGCGGTTCCTGTGGGAGCGAGCCTTCCAGTTCCTGAAGGCCGTCAGGTCCGAGCCTCCCGTCTGAGATCAGGCCAGCAGCCGAGAGCGGGCCCCGATCGCCTCGTACACACGCATCGCCCGACGGTCCAGCGTCAGCAATTCCTCTCCGGCCAGGCGAGCCGTCTCTCCCACCAGCGCGTCGTAGGACGCGCCTCCACTGATCCCATGCGCGGGCAGGCCCTCCAGGAACGTCGCGAGCGCGGCGGGTGGGAGCGCGAGCGGAGGATCGGGAAAGTGTCGCTCCAGGAACTGGATGACGTGACTCGGATGGGCCCGGTGCGGCGGTGGCAGTCGGGTGAGGACGGCGTACGTCTCCACGGCGACGTGCGACACGAGCCGGAGCCCGCCGGAAACGGCCGCGGCGGCGATGGCGTTGTGCTCATGCCACGAGGCAAAGGCCGCGACCAGGACGTTGGTATCTGCGGCGGTCACCGCCGTACGCGATCGAGCGTTTCCCGCACTTGCTCCACCGTGAGGGGAGGAATCGGCGCGTCGGGCTCCGCCATCAGGACCCCCCCGCGTTCCACGAGATGCATGGGAACCGAGACCGGTTCGAGCTCCAGGTGTCCGTCCCGAAGCGAGACCTCGACCTCTTTCCCTCCGGTGAGACCGAGTTCGTCTCTGAGCACCTTTGGGATGACCACCCGACCGGCCGCGTCGATGGTAGTTTTCATGGCACCATTCTGCCACACCGGCCACCACGCATTCCGGAACGCGGGTGCAAGGGGCCCCATCAACTCCGCTCAACCTTTCGGTCCGTTCACGCATCTTGTTGGATGGCGGGCGCGACGTCTGGGTGAGGAGGGCGTGATCGAGGAGGAGACGCAGCCCGGCACCGACACGCAGGGGACGAAGGCCCGGCCGTCCAGCAGGCTCGCGGAGCTGTACAAGCGCAATGCCCCCGATGCGCTGCGGCTCGCCTACGTGCTGACGGGCGACCGGGCGCTGGCCGAGGACTTTGTGCAGGAGGCGTTCGTGAAGCTGGCGGGGCGGTTCGTCGATCTCCGGAACCCGGCAGCCTTCCCCGCCTATCTTCGGAAGACCGTGGTGAACCTGGCACGGATGCACTGGCGGCGCCGGCGCATAGAGCGGGAACTGATGGAACGGCGGGCCAGAGAGCCCCGGCTCGAGGCCGGCCCCGCCGCCGATGCCGGCATGGGTGCCCGCGACGCGATGCGGCGGGCCCTCCTCGGGTTGCCGCCTCGGACGAGAGCGGCCCTGGCGCTTCGCTGTTACGAGGACCTTCAGGAGGCCCAGGTCGCGGAGATCCTGGGCTGCTCCGTGGGAACGGTGAAGTCGCTGGTGTCGCGGGGCGTCGCTGCGCTGCGCGGGACCGTGGACCGGGATGGTGGAGGCGAGAGCACCGATGGATGAGGACATCAGGGACTTCTTCCAGTCGATGGCGGACGAGCTCCGGGCCTCGCCCGCCACTCCGTCCGACATCCTTCTTCGCCGGGTTCGACGACGACGCTTGCGGACGGTGGCTGTGGCCTTTCTTGGAGTGGCGATCCTCGCGGGCGGCGCACTCGGAGGCATTCGCGCGTTCGGCGGAGTACACCGATCGACGCCAGCTCAGAAGGGGTGTTCGCAGGGCTGGACCGAACTCCATAACCCGGCGGCCAGCCTGAACGGGTACCTCGGCGCCATTGCCGGGACCTCGCCGGAGGACCTGTGGGCGGTCGGTTCCGTCATCGGCCATCCGAGCTATCCTCTCAGCGAGCACTGGGATCGAGACCGATGGAGTCCCGTATCGAGCCCCCGTCTGCCGGGTGCCGGGCTCGCCAGTGTGGCAGTCGTCTCCGGCACGGACGTGTGGGCGGTGGGAGACGACTACGGGGGGAAGTCGTCCCGGACGCTCGTCGAGCATTGGGACGGCGCCAAGTGGTCGGTGGTGCCAAGCCCGAACCTCGTGAGCCCAACGTGGAAAGACAACTGGCTGAGCGCGGTGGCCGCCAGCTCGGCGAGCGATGTCTGGGCCGTGGGCACCACCACAGACGGAGGGCAGGAGTACCGGCCGCTCATCGAACACTGGAACGGCACCGCCTGGACGCTCAGTCCGGTGCCCGACGGCGGGTCGGCCCCCAGCTCGCTCTCGGGCGTGGACGTCGTTGCCCCGGACGACGTGTGGGCGGTAGGACAGCGGGCGGTGGGACAAGCTCGTTTCGGTTTCACCCAGTTCCCCCTGGTCATGCACTGGGACGGCTCGGCGTGGACGGTGGCGTCCGCACCCGAAGCCGACGGGCACTCGGGCGGGCTCTCGGGAGTTGACGGCCTGTCCGCGAAGGACGTGTGGGCCGTGGGGAGCGCGTTCGACCAGTCGAGGGATCGTGTGATCCCGAACATCCTTCACTGGGATGGCTCGTCGTGGACTCTGGTCACGGATCTGCCATCCGCCCTTCCCTACGGCCTCGAGGCTATCGACGCGGTGGGGCCCAACGACGTGTGGGCTGCCGACAAGGGAGTCTCGTACGCCTACGCTCTGCACTGGGACGGCCGCACATGGTCACTCATCGCACCGCCGAGCGGCCCCATCAAGGGCGGCCGGCTCGCCGGAATCGTTGCGTTTCCATCGGGGCAGGCCGTCGCCGTGGGCAGCAGATCGGTGGAGTCGGGGATGAGTCCCGTGGCGGTCCAGCTGTGCAGCTCCGCCGCCTCGGGGCGGCCGGGTTGACCTCCGGCTCCCGATATCCTTGGCGCTGTGCCGGAATCGGATCGTCCCTACACGCCGAACGAGATGATGATCGTCGCGTCCGCGCGGCTGCTGGTTGGCGAGCGGGTGTGTTTCGTGGGCGTGGGGCCGCCGAACATCGCGGTGAATCTGGCCAAGCGCACGGTCAGCCCGGAGCTGGAGATGGTGTACGAGTCTGGAGTGTTCGGGGCGAATCCGGCGCGGCTTCCATTGTCGATCGGCGATCCCACGCTGGTGACGGGCGCCACCATGGTCACCAACATGTTCGACCTGTTCGCGTACTACCTCCAGGCCGGGCTGGTGGACGTGGGGTTTCTGGGGGCGTCGCAAATCGACCGGTTCGGCAACATCAACACCACCGTGATCGGGGAGTACGGGCGGCCGAAGGTCCGGCTTCCCGGCTCGGGCGGGGCGTGCGAGATCGCCATCAACGCCCGGAAGGTGTTCGTGATCATGCCGCAGTCGAAACGGTCGTTCGTGGACCGCATCGACTTCACCACCAGCCCGGGGCACCTGGCCGGCGCACGACCGGCCCACTGGGGCGCGGGCCCATCCACCGTGGTCACGCAGCTCGGCGTGTATGGGTTCGACGAGGCGACCGGCGAGATGGAGCTGCGCAACCTGCACCCCGGCGTCACCGTCGACCAGGTCCGAGAGGCAACCGCTTGGGAGCTTCGAGTGGCGGCTGACCTCGCCGATACGCCGGCACCGACCGACGAGGAGCTCCGCCTGATCCGCGAAGAGCTCGACCCCGAGGGGGCCTACTCGCGATGAGCCACGGAGCCCTTCCCGGTAGCTGGGATTTCCCTGGAGGCGGGATGGCGGAGCTGAAGGCACACCTCGAAGCTGACGGCTTCCGCATCGACGGGTTTACGGTCCTCGTTCCCGTCCAGGTATGGGACTGGCTGCCCTCTGGGGAACCCTTCTACTTCCGGGAGCGGTACGGCGAGGTCAGCTTCGAGGTCTACGACGATGGCGACCTCCAGGAACTCCTCGGCAATCGGGACGTCGCCCGACGGGATGCAGAGGTTCAGTCCAGCGAGGGGATCAGAGCACCGAGCCCGTCGCCGGCCGAGACCGAGGCCCTGATCCTGGAATTCCTCGGGCGATACCGGGAAGAGCGATGAGCCACGTCTTCCCGCGGGTGCTGGCCCGGTCGCTGCCCACGGCGGTGCGGGCCGAGGGTGTCTGGATCGAGGACGTCGACGGGAAGCGGTATTTGGACGGAGCGGGCGGCGCCATCGTGGTCAACGTCGGGCACGGCGACGCCGAGATCGCGCGGGCCATGGCGGAGCAGGCGGCTCGGGTCGGCTACGTCCACGGGACGGCCTTCACCACCGAGGCGCTGGAGTCCTACGCCGACGAGCTGGCGCCGCTGCTGCCCATGGACGAACCCCGGATCTACCCGGTCTCCGGGGGCAGCGAGGCCGTGGAGACCGCGCTGAAGCTGGCCCGGGCCTATCACCTGGCCCGGGGCGAACCGTCGCGGCACCGGATCATCGCGCGGTGGGGGAGCTACCACGGGAACTCCCGGGGGGCGCTCGACGCCTCCGGCCGCGGGCCGCTTCGGGCCCCGTACCTGCCGTGGCTGGGGCAGGCCCTCCACGTGCCCCCCGTCTACGAGTACCGGTGCCCGTGGCCGCGGCATCCCGAGGGCTGCGGCCGGCAGCACGCCCAGGCCTTGGAGCGGGCCATCATCGAGGCTGGCGCCGGCACCGTGGCGGCCTTCATCGCCGAGCCGGTGGCCGGGGCGACCCTGGGCGCCGCCGTGCCGCCCGACGACTACTGGCCCGAGGTGGCCGAGGTGTGCCGCCGGCACGGCGTCCTGCTGATCGCCGACGAGGTGATGACCGGGTTCGGGCGGACCGGAACCTGGTTCGGATGCGACCACTGGGCGGTCCGGCCCGACATCCTGGTCGCCGGGAAGGGAGCG
Coding sequences within it:
- a CDS encoding fumarylacetoacetate hydrolase family protein, giving the protein MKLVSYDKRGHRRLGALTGGRVVDLPDAVGHPVFPTTMEALVSSSRGTVLDAAREALERDGALEFAVRGPRLLVPLLPTSIRTVRPPTPARGKRDPMAWYGMPGYAERDPRRVTGPDEEVSGPGPGRATGFELWLACVAGSAGRGLSPEEAGARILGYTVMTGSVETDGWTSLGPCVVTADEIDPQSVVLTARVGADVPAQSAIQDVPWGFPELMAHLSWNRDVCPGDVLGAGGVRLARPVPSGSVVEVEAPGIGVLRNRIG
- a CDS encoding type II toxin-antitoxin system VapC family toxin yields the protein MTGRGRRPVELALANTSLFIAVERDRPLAGAPPERVAVSVITVGELRLGVLAAADGPTRARRLETLSRVEALDPLPIDAPVAHAWATLRLALRDQGKRMPINDSWIAATAIAHHIPVVSQDDDYDDVPGLQVIRV
- a CDS encoding aldehyde dehydrogenase family protein — translated: MAQQTFRITYATMTADNEELHQRYDEAVERARGDLGKEHPFFVNGEERHGEGFHEERSPIDSEIVVGKFAQGTKQDAKDAIAAARAFAPTWASTPWQERVAILRRAADLISERVFDIAALMAIEVGKNRLEAMGDVQESADLIAYYCDAMERNEGFTKPMGRLSEAETNIDVLRPYGVWAVISPFNFPLALAAGPVGGALVSGNTVVLKPSNAGAYMGVKLYEALRDAGVPAGAFHMITGRGSQVGQELQDNPDVDGLTFTGSYEVGMGIYRNFPKDFPKPAICEMGGKNPTIVSAKADLDKATDGVMRSAFGFGGQKCSATSRVYVQREVYEQFVDLLKQKAEAIKVGDPLKRENWLGPVINEDAVQTFEEAAEEARKNGRIVAGGERLTEGDLSRGNFVKPTVAEVPLDNWIWKKELFVPFVAVGPVDSLDEAFELANDTEYGLTAGFFSEDRGEVDQFLDRIEAGVVYVNRRAGATTGAWPGYQPFGGWKGSGTSGKAGGGDYYLLQYMREQSRTVIEG
- a CDS encoding aminotransferase class III-fold pyridoxal phosphate-dependent enzyme, whose product is MERDGRVTSPSLPRAYPLVPRRGAGSVLEDVDGNRFLDFNAGIAVCSTGHTHPRVVEAVRRQAEELLHYSGTDFYLPVYSEVCEELDRITPVGGPARSFLTNSGTEAVEAAIKLARHHTGRQYVIGFFGAFHGRSYGSVSLTASKSLYRATFGPLLPGIIHAPFGNQFRPNKPDSPQAFDGDFIEEVVFKRLVKPDEVAAVVVEPILGEGGYVPAPDGWLAALRELCTRHGILLVADEVQSGMGRTGRMWAMERWGVEPDIVLAGKGIASGLPLGAMIAREDLMTWTTGMHGSTYGGNPLSCAAALATFELIEGALAANAEKVGGQLLDGLRAVAARVGLIEDVRGLGLMIGIEFPDHDLADAVEKACFRRGLLVLGAGDSAVRMSPPLVVRPDQAETALGIFEEACAEVAATR
- a CDS encoding CoA transferase subunit A, coding for MREAVRELVRDGDSVAIEGFTHLICFAAGHEIIRQRKRDLTLCRMTPDVVYDQMIGAGVARKLVFSWLGNPGVGSLHAIRRRIEGGEGAEAGERLEIEEYSHFGMVCRYVAGASRLPFFPLRSYEGSDLPTANPRIVPIGSPYDASDVVYAVPPLNPDVTIVHAQRADAAGDAQIWGLLGCQREAAFAADRVIVVCEELVDESVVRADPNRTIIPGLIVDAVVVEPGACHPSYAQGYYDRDNRFYLDWDAVARDPETLERWLADWVHGTEDHAGYLEKLGAERWTELTAVGEAWSGQVNYGRYD
- a CDS encoding methyltransferase domain-containing protein produces the protein MTTRSEAAVRGARRRFDRWSGRYEQDRRSRWLATLQDPALEALELGTGDRLLDVGCGTGRAVRLAAPGVESAVGLDVSRGMVERARYLSADIDNVRFVEGEAGALPFDDGSVTAVLCTSSFHHYPDPAAAAREMGRVLTPGGRLVIADPCADRPIVRVADRVLRLVEPGHVGIYRSEQLVGFLTAAGLRPLARRFLWERAFQFLKAVRSEPPV
- a CDS encoding PIN domain-containing protein, yielding MTAADTNVLVAAFASWHEHNAIAAAAVSGGLRLVSHVAVETYAVLTRLPPPHRAHPSHVIQFLERHFPDPPLALPPAALATFLEGLPAHGISGGASYDALVGETARLAGEELLTLDRRAMRVYEAIGARSRLLA
- a CDS encoding AbrB/MazE/SpoVT family DNA-binding domain-containing protein, with amino-acid sequence MKTTIDAAGRVVIPKVLRDELGLTGGKEVEVSLRDGHLELEPVSVPMHLVERGGVLMAEPDAPIPPLTVEQVRETLDRVRR
- a CDS encoding SigE family RNA polymerase sigma factor translates to MIEEETQPGTDTQGTKARPSSRLAELYKRNAPDALRLAYVLTGDRALAEDFVQEAFVKLAGRFVDLRNPAAFPAYLRKTVVNLARMHWRRRRIERELMERRAREPRLEAGPAADAGMGARDAMRRALLGLPPRTRAALALRCYEDLQEAQVAEILGCSVGTVKSLVSRGVAALRGTVDRDGGGESTDG
- a CDS encoding aspartate aminotransferase family protein codes for the protein MSHVFPRVLARSLPTAVRAEGVWIEDVDGKRYLDGAGGAIVVNVGHGDAEIARAMAEQAARVGYVHGTAFTTEALESYADELAPLLPMDEPRIYPVSGGSEAVETALKLARAYHLARGEPSRHRIIARWGSYHGNSRGALDASGRGPLRAPYLPWLGQALHVPPVYEYRCPWPRHPEGCGRQHAQALERAIIEAGAGTVAAFIAEPVAGATLGAAVPPDDYWPEVAEVCRRHGVLLIADEVMTGFGRTGTWFGCDHWAVRPDILVAGKGASSGYWPLGLCVASGEVFDTVKAGGFVHGFTYSHHAVGAAVGRAVLARLKADDLVERCRAQGELLRKELADALADHPMVGDVRGLGLMVGVELVQDRDSKQAHPRSEQVTERVVAGARERGLLLYSSTGCADGTNGDLVMLGPPFTISDQERGLLVERTAAAVAAGTKRR